Proteins from a single region of Candidatus Binataceae bacterium:
- the lysS gene encoding lysine--tRNA ligase, translating to MPEHTAASGELWPFEEARRLLSRVADYSPSRKVIFESGFGPSGLPHLGTLGEVLRPSYVRQALRELAPQHASELVVFIDDLDGLRKVPETLPAPDRITPYLGHPVSRIPDPFGDCHPSFSEHMIGLLGQFLAPVAVDYRLMRSSEAYRAGRFDPALRQIMRHHEQIIAIVAPTLREGNRQQWSPFLPLCPRCGQINSTVVTAYHPDAAAVEFVCERAFGGAHGCGYSGKQSVLGGGAKVQWKVDWALRWYALGVDYELYGKDLIDSARVSGQIVGLLGGQPPLGFAYEMFLDEQGHKVSKSVGRGVGVDRWQRYAPIEVLKYFLMLNPRRARKLFVEAIPQFVDDYLALLRAWSNADRAQRIQSPLWFILDPEGRDGFDSELSFGLIMNLVSALGSDDRQLIRNYLNNYDPAWSKLESPMARGQRDAKTSALLDRLVDCALNYYRDFVEPTKQRYVASPAERAQLLVLLEFLQHQPEASADEIEKQIYDVGRRYYDKPGKIFPLLYKTLLGQSQGPRLGVFIKLVTPARIAAMLEAALA from the coding sequence TTGCCTGAGCACACCGCCGCCAGTGGCGAATTATGGCCTTTCGAGGAAGCACGCCGGTTACTTTCCCGCGTGGCCGACTATTCGCCTTCGCGTAAAGTGATTTTCGAAAGTGGCTTTGGTCCCTCCGGATTGCCGCACTTGGGAACCCTGGGCGAGGTGCTGCGTCCCAGCTACGTACGCCAAGCCCTCAGGGAGCTGGCGCCTCAGCACGCCAGCGAACTAGTTGTTTTCATCGACGACCTCGACGGCTTGCGCAAGGTTCCCGAGACTCTGCCCGCGCCCGACAGGATAACGCCATACTTGGGGCATCCCGTCTCGCGCATTCCCGATCCGTTTGGCGACTGCCACCCCAGCTTCTCCGAGCACATGATTGGACTGCTGGGACAGTTTCTGGCGCCGGTTGCGGTTGATTATCGGCTGATGCGTTCCAGCGAAGCGTACCGTGCCGGCCGCTTCGATCCCGCGCTGCGCCAGATCATGCGCCATCACGAACAGATAATCGCCATCGTCGCCCCTACGCTGCGCGAGGGTAATCGCCAGCAATGGTCACCCTTTCTGCCGCTCTGTCCGCGATGTGGCCAGATAAATTCCACCGTGGTGACGGCTTACCATCCGGACGCCGCCGCGGTCGAGTTTGTCTGCGAACGCGCTTTCGGCGGTGCGCACGGATGCGGTTATTCAGGCAAGCAGAGCGTGCTGGGAGGCGGTGCGAAAGTCCAGTGGAAGGTCGATTGGGCGTTGCGCTGGTACGCGTTAGGAGTCGATTACGAGCTGTACGGCAAAGACCTGATCGATTCCGCCCGCGTGTCGGGACAAATCGTCGGTTTGCTCGGCGGCCAACCGCCGCTGGGTTTTGCCTACGAGATGTTTCTCGACGAGCAAGGCCACAAGGTCTCCAAGTCGGTGGGGCGCGGGGTAGGAGTGGATCGATGGCAGCGCTACGCTCCGATCGAAGTGCTCAAGTACTTTCTGATGCTTAATCCGCGCCGTGCGCGCAAGCTGTTCGTCGAGGCGATTCCGCAGTTTGTCGACGACTATCTCGCCCTCCTGCGGGCCTGGAGCAATGCCGACCGCGCCCAGCGTATCCAATCGCCACTGTGGTTCATCCTGGATCCCGAGGGTCGAGATGGCTTCGATTCCGAGCTGAGCTTTGGCCTAATCATGAACCTGGTCTCGGCGCTGGGCAGTGACGACCGCCAACTGATCCGCAACTATCTAAACAATTACGACCCGGCCTGGAGCAAGCTTGAGTCGCCAATGGCCCGCGGGCAGCGTGATGCGAAGACCAGCGCCTTACTGGACCGGCTGGTCGATTGCGCGCTCAATTACTATCGCGACTTTGTCGAGCCCACCAAACAGCGCTACGTGGCGAGTCCAGCCGAGCGGGCGCAATTGCTGGTCCTGCTGGAATTTCTCCAACACCAGCCCGAGGCGAGTGCTGACGAGATTGAGAAACAGATCTACGATGTCGGCCGCCGATATTACGATAAGCCGGGCAAGATCTTTCCCCTGCTCTACAAGACCCTGCTAGGGCAGTCGCAAGGCCCGCGCCTGGGAGTTTTCATCAAACTAGTTACCCCGGCACGGATAGCGGCGATGCTGGAGGCTGCGCTGGCCTAG
- a CDS encoding sigma-54 dependent transcriptional regulator, with amino-acid sequence MARIASAVFDFSDSAPELEVPALRYYDAVGFHQPEIIEVSRLLAGAHEVGQMVAKSAAMLRTFEELRKLSLHRTSVLIHGESGTGKELAASALHTLGSRVKGPLITFNCSNLVDSLAESQLFGHVRGAFTDARDESQGYFRTASGGTLVLDEIGELPMRLQAKLLRAVESCEILPVGGSRSYKVDVRIVACTNRDLRAMVGRGEFRADLYYRLAATSVHLQPLRERPDDVPVLLAHFLRGHQRTGGRQVTAIARSALSLLCDYSWPGNVRELSNAVERATVMASGAVLEVGDFPDELRQRQPLPTESEAVHASSGLLDHAIRGAVVQSLTQTDGNRLRAAKLLGVSRSTLYRLMARLKIEA; translated from the coding sequence ATGGCAAGAATCGCCTCAGCAGTATTCGACTTCAGTGACAGTGCGCCGGAGTTAGAGGTACCGGCCTTGCGCTATTACGACGCAGTGGGATTTCATCAACCCGAAATTATTGAAGTTAGCCGCTTGCTGGCCGGGGCACACGAGGTCGGCCAGATGGTCGCCAAGTCGGCGGCGATGTTGCGCACCTTCGAGGAGTTGCGCAAGTTGTCGCTGCATCGGACCTCGGTGCTCATCCATGGTGAATCGGGCACCGGCAAGGAGTTGGCCGCCAGCGCCCTGCATACCCTGGGCTCGCGCGTCAAAGGACCGTTGATTACATTTAACTGCTCCAACCTGGTCGACTCGCTGGCCGAATCTCAGTTGTTCGGCCATGTGCGCGGCGCCTTTACCGATGCCCGCGACGAATCGCAAGGCTACTTTCGCACTGCCTCGGGAGGCACCCTGGTGCTCGACGAGATCGGGGAATTGCCGATGCGTCTGCAGGCCAAACTGCTGCGGGCGGTGGAGAGCTGCGAGATTTTGCCGGTGGGGGGCTCGCGCAGCTACAAGGTCGATGTCCGGATCGTGGCCTGTACCAATCGAGATTTGCGCGCGATGGTGGGGCGGGGCGAATTCCGCGCCGATCTCTATTACCGGCTGGCTGCCACCTCGGTCCATCTCCAACCCCTGCGCGAGCGGCCTGACGACGTCCCGGTCTTGTTGGCCCATTTCCTGCGCGGTCATCAGCGTACGGGCGGCCGCCAAGTCACCGCCATCGCACGCTCCGCCCTGTCTTTGCTATGCGACTACTCCTGGCCCGGCAACGTGCGCGAGTTGTCCAATGCGGTCGAACGTGCCACGGTGATGGCTTCCGGGGCGGTTTTGGAAGTCGGTGACTTTCCCGACGAGCTGCGCCAGCGGCAGCCGCTGCCTACCGAAAGCGAAGCCGTGCACGCTAGCAGTGGGCTGCTCGACCATGCCATTCGTGGCGCGGTGGTCCAATCGCTGACCCAGACCGATGGCAATCGGCTGCGCGCGGCCAAGCTGTTGGGAGTCTCGCGCTCGACCCTTTATCGGCTCATGGCCCGACTCAAGATCGAGGCCTGA
- a CDS encoding iron-containing redox enzyme family protein, with amino-acid sequence MDKDSFEREIAKLVEEFRLDRHPYILSVYQGKASREQLRGYPIQHYEMTVRDAAYFAAEGYLQMRQLDAETAEDRARNFAEEALGVYSHSASHLELLFELWEGGLGLPRKELIEARTSDAARILNALILRLKRLKPTFMGASGLLEEMEVEAYRMMGEGLAQHYHIDPRYLRFFSVHHEADKDHGKAGHAMIQRFVLGSGREAEFLSEARLIMGAFWRGFESMSEVG; translated from the coding sequence ATGGATAAGGACAGTTTCGAGCGGGAAATTGCCAAACTAGTCGAGGAATTTCGTCTCGACCGTCATCCTTATATCCTGTCGGTTTATCAGGGCAAGGCCAGCCGTGAGCAACTGCGTGGCTATCCCATCCAGCATTATGAGATGACCGTGCGCGACGCCGCTTACTTTGCCGCCGAGGGCTACCTGCAGATGCGCCAGCTCGACGCCGAGACCGCCGAGGACCGCGCCCGCAATTTCGCCGAAGAGGCGCTGGGCGTCTATAGCCACTCAGCCTCCCATCTGGAACTGCTCTTCGAATTGTGGGAGGGCGGTTTGGGGTTGCCCCGCAAGGAGCTGATCGAGGCTCGCACTTCCGATGCCGCCCGTATCCTCAACGCCCTCATTTTGCGTCTCAAACGGCTCAAGCCCACCTTCATGGGCGCCTCCGGTCTGCTCGAAGAGATGGAGGTCGAGGCCTATCGGATGATGGGCGAGGGGTTGGCCCAACACTACCATATCGACCCACGCTATCTGCGCTTCTTCTCCGTCCATCACGAAGCCGACAAGGACCACGGCAAGGCCGGCCATGCGATGATCCAGCGCTTCGTCCTAGGTAGCGGCCGAGAGGCCGAGTTTCTTTCCGAAGCCCGCCTGATCATGGGAGCCTTTTGGCGAGGATTCGAATCGATGTCCGAGGTGGGGTGA
- a CDS encoding VOC family protein, whose amino-acid sequence MKLNHTIVPAHDKRASARFLARLFNLPVRSAGHFEVVEINPELTLDYDEREDFSWHHYAFAVSDEEFDAIFARVQQEGLEYAADPMFERRGEINRRRGGRGFYFHDPNGHNFEVLTRA is encoded by the coding sequence ATGAAGCTCAATCATACGATCGTTCCGGCGCACGATAAGCGCGCTTCGGCCCGCTTTCTGGCACGTCTGTTCAACTTGCCGGTGCGCAGCGCTGGCCATTTCGAGGTAGTGGAGATTAATCCTGAATTGACCCTGGACTACGACGAGCGCGAGGATTTCTCCTGGCACCATTACGCCTTTGCGGTCAGCGATGAAGAGTTCGACGCCATCTTCGCCCGTGTCCAGCAAGAGGGTTTGGAGTACGCCGCCGATCCCATGTTCGAGCGGCGCGGCGAGATCAACCGTCGGCGCGGGGGACGCGGCTTCTACTTTCACGATCCCAACGGACACAACTTCGAAGTGCTGACCCGGGCCTGA
- a CDS encoding MFS transporter has translation MADRRRWIVLCSLLCAQIFTYGPIISTMGVFMTPLTHQFGWSRAEVSRIATAFSLGNGLFAFVAGWLIDRYDIGRVMACGALIAAAGCALASTIHTLSALVACYLLIGAGLALGGLVPTVAVALNWFPLHRSAAVALALVGLGLGMFIAPRLVTGVIAYGNWRMGMLAVGLPMILVSAPISAGLIRTRPGSTPSSHHEAALAYAELPGLEVGPALATSAFWLLCLLTLLINLSTFAVGFHVIPYLIGSGYAPKSAAWIDGVHGLLLAPGGIVLGLLADRLGRKPILQLALGMLLISVVMLLRSGPHAWGLPAALAWTILWGVATGNHVVIPVLLEDAIGPRRFGTLWGIMHVSVSLGQGLGPIVAGALFDLHRSYVLAFELAAAAYVASAVMAALVFPARGHDRLPAPAASPAADAIAS, from the coding sequence ATGGCGGATCGGCGGCGATGGATAGTTCTGTGCAGCCTTTTGTGCGCCCAGATTTTCACCTACGGTCCGATTATCTCCACGATGGGCGTCTTCATGACCCCGCTCACCCATCAGTTTGGCTGGAGCCGGGCCGAAGTCTCGCGAATCGCCACCGCCTTTTCCCTGGGCAACGGCCTGTTCGCCTTCGTCGCCGGCTGGCTGATTGACCGCTACGATATCGGCCGCGTGATGGCCTGCGGGGCGCTTATTGCCGCCGCCGGCTGCGCCCTGGCCAGCACCATTCATACCCTATCCGCGCTGGTGGCCTGCTACCTTCTGATCGGCGCCGGCTTGGCCTTGGGCGGGCTGGTACCCACCGTCGCCGTGGCGCTCAATTGGTTCCCGCTCCATCGCAGCGCCGCCGTCGCTCTGGCGCTGGTCGGTTTGGGGCTGGGAATGTTTATCGCTCCGCGCCTGGTTACCGGCGTGATCGCCTACGGAAACTGGCGCATGGGAATGCTCGCGGTCGGCCTACCGATGATACTGGTCTCCGCGCCAATCAGCGCCGGCCTTATCCGCACACGCCCCGGCTCAACCCCCTCTTCCCATCACGAAGCTGCCTTGGCGTATGCCGAGCTGCCCGGGTTGGAGGTCGGGCCAGCCCTGGCAACCTCCGCTTTCTGGCTGCTGTGTCTCCTTACTTTGCTGATCAATCTGAGTACTTTCGCGGTTGGCTTCCACGTCATCCCCTATTTGATCGGGAGCGGTTATGCGCCCAAGAGCGCGGCCTGGATTGACGGAGTCCACGGCCTGCTGCTGGCTCCCGGTGGTATCGTTCTGGGCCTGCTCGCCGATCGGCTGGGACGTAAGCCGATCTTGCAGCTCGCGCTTGGGATGTTGCTCATCAGCGTGGTTATGTTGTTGAGGTCAGGGCCACATGCGTGGGGGTTGCCCGCAGCGCTGGCCTGGACGATCCTGTGGGGCGTGGCCACCGGCAACCACGTCGTTATCCCGGTGCTGCTGGAGGACGCCATCGGGCCGCGCCGGTTTGGCACTTTGTGGGGAATCATGCACGTCTCGGTTTCGCTAGGGCAGGGGTTGGGACCGATCGTGGCCGGCGCCCTGTTTGATCTGCATCGCAGCTACGTCCTGGCCTTCGAACTTGCCGCCGCTGCGTATGTGGCAAGCGCCGTGATGGCCGCGCTGGTTTTTCCCGCCCGCGGCCATGATCGCCTTCCTGCACCGGCCGCCTCGCCAGCCGCTGACGCTATCGCCAGTTAG
- a CDS encoding LLM class flavin-dependent oxidoreductase, which produces MEFGHFSHCWHKYGMSAGERYAMLWRELALADQVGFDYGFSVEHHFNPIESQMSQPAVYCMGAGLSTRRLRVGPMGYVVPLHHPIRLLEQIAVLDQATGGRMIVGLVSGIAPVMLQTWGVNFASRREVTMEAVDLIQTAFNRDDNGPINFDGEFFKLKDVRLSVMPVQRPHPPLWLQSRDAHTLQTLAQRGLDTGYFFYFPRSEAGQRYPDYLRRWSEAGWKRKPKISYLTLVYVDETDELARKRAMPNALEAFKKFVAGVGGDIEAVQANTERSATLFEQRGEAGGAEIIRNLQNPDFLLEKELYFIGSAQTVAAQIKRAASQGLFNTLLCEFNFGSLSEDDVMRSIRLFARDVMPQLRDFEPF; this is translated from the coding sequence ATGGAGTTCGGACATTTCTCCCATTGCTGGCACAAGTACGGGATGAGCGCGGGCGAGCGCTATGCGATGCTGTGGCGCGAGCTGGCGCTGGCCGATCAGGTGGGTTTCGACTACGGCTTCTCGGTCGAGCATCATTTCAATCCGATCGAAAGTCAGATGTCGCAGCCCGCGGTCTATTGCATGGGGGCTGGGCTCAGCACGCGCCGGCTACGGGTGGGTCCGATGGGTTACGTGGTCCCGCTGCACCACCCCATTCGGCTGCTGGAGCAGATTGCGGTGCTCGATCAGGCCACCGGTGGGCGGATGATCGTGGGGCTGGTCTCGGGCATCGCGCCAGTTATGCTGCAGACCTGGGGGGTGAATTTCGCCAGCCGGCGCGAGGTTACGATGGAAGCGGTCGATTTGATCCAGACTGCCTTCAATCGGGACGATAATGGCCCGATCAATTTCGACGGCGAATTCTTCAAGCTCAAGGACGTTCGCCTCTCCGTGATGCCGGTGCAGCGGCCTCATCCGCCCTTGTGGCTGCAAAGCCGCGACGCGCATACCTTGCAAACGCTCGCCCAACGGGGCCTGGACACCGGCTATTTTTTCTATTTCCCCCGTTCCGAGGCTGGCCAGCGCTATCCCGATTATCTTCGTCGATGGAGCGAGGCGGGCTGGAAGCGCAAGCCCAAAATCTCTTATCTCACCTTGGTGTACGTCGACGAAACCGACGAGTTGGCCCGCAAACGGGCGATGCCTAACGCGCTGGAGGCCTTCAAGAAGTTCGTCGCCGGAGTCGGCGGCGATATCGAAGCGGTCCAGGCCAACACCGAGCGGAGCGCCACCCTGTTCGAGCAACGTGGCGAAGCGGGCGGCGCGGAAATCATCCGCAACCTTCAAAACCCCGATTTCCTGCTCGAAAAAGAGCTGTATTTCATTGGCTCGGCCCAGACGGTAGCGGCGCAGATCAAGCGCGCCGCCAGCCAGGGTTTGTTCAACACGCTGCTGTGCGAGTTCAATTTCGGATCGCTTAGCGAAGATGACGTGATGCGCTCCATCCGCCTGTTCGCACGCGACGTGATGCCCCAGCTGCGCGACTTCGAGCCGTTTTAA
- a CDS encoding polysaccharide biosynthesis/export family protein — translation MDLAAKRQDDSFSTDFGIGPGDILQISVPEVPELKNVREERVSPQGTIELPIAGTVSVGGLTEPQVHDALVKALSRLVKDPQVDVFVKSYASRQVAVVGMVNKPGLYTLNRRNESILDLIGQAGGMSDGAGSSIIFIPASPKRNTEQLQASLASLQAASQPRPAQPSGPAKVGTAEPRLQMTAEVGDKNATSAWSGPNLSAFAAGTDPIFINATGDQSDLSIPVRPGDLIMVPARGQVLVQGWVATPGAYQITPGMTALGAVTAAGGELYSSDAVVLRATPNGEKVKLPVDLSKVEKGEAQDVQVQSGDVVIVQRSVIGAVPYSLYFLVSHFATGMMLPAF, via the coding sequence ATGGACCTGGCCGCCAAACGGCAGGACGATTCCTTTTCGACCGATTTCGGAATTGGCCCGGGAGACATCCTGCAGATTTCCGTGCCTGAGGTACCTGAGCTAAAGAATGTTCGCGAGGAGCGGGTATCGCCCCAAGGCACTATCGAGCTACCCATCGCGGGCACGGTATCGGTCGGGGGCCTGACGGAACCTCAGGTGCACGATGCGCTGGTTAAGGCACTTTCGAGGCTGGTCAAGGATCCGCAGGTCGATGTTTTTGTAAAGAGTTATGCCAGTCGCCAAGTTGCCGTGGTCGGGATGGTCAACAAGCCTGGCCTGTACACCCTCAATCGGCGCAATGAATCCATTCTGGATCTGATCGGCCAAGCGGGCGGTATGTCCGACGGCGCGGGCAGTTCGATAATCTTTATCCCCGCCTCGCCTAAGCGAAACACGGAGCAATTGCAGGCAAGTCTGGCCAGCCTGCAGGCGGCCAGTCAGCCCCGTCCCGCTCAGCCTTCGGGACCGGCGAAGGTTGGGACAGCCGAACCTCGCCTTCAAATGACGGCGGAGGTGGGCGACAAAAACGCTACCTCGGCCTGGAGCGGTCCCAATTTGTCGGCGTTTGCCGCAGGTACCGATCCGATATTCATCAATGCGACCGGGGATCAATCCGATTTGAGCATCCCGGTGCGACCAGGCGATTTGATCATGGTGCCCGCGCGCGGCCAGGTGCTGGTGCAAGGCTGGGTCGCCACCCCCGGGGCCTATCAGATCACCCCGGGGATGACCGCCTTGGGCGCGGTTACCGCGGCGGGCGGTGAATTATACAGCTCCGACGCCGTAGTGCTGAGGGCGACTCCAAACGGTGAGAAAGTCAAGCTACCGGTCGACCTATCAAAAGTCGAAAAAGGGGAAGCGCAGGACGTTCAGGTTCAGTCGGGCGACGTGGTAATTGTCCAGCGCTCGGTGATCGGCGCGGTTCCCTACAGCTTGTACTTCCTTGTCAGCCATTTTGCCACCGGCATGATGCTGCCGGCGTTCTGA